In Silvanigrella paludirubra, one DNA window encodes the following:
- a CDS encoding cobalamin B12-binding domain-containing protein has translation MIRWCSYCAKFIGEKEPYHDYTITHGLCLKCKSKFSNKNTFDIIKLTEIQEFFSEIENQGRNGIIIAPEDVLKKGLSLGLQYSDVIMGIIQPIMRKIGNLFEKKQLSIEQEHLFSHFSNSIINLILSKISIDEFGKIENKIDVILICIEGNSHTIGIRFLDIVLKDAGVTSYVILYPLSEDELVNLIIKICPKAIAISIALEEHLIKLENFVYFLKNNPKINFSLKYMVGGNCLKNMKKNIEYIDYIDNSYDINNFINYLKSIKS, from the coding sequence ATGATAAGATGGTGTTCATATTGTGCTAAATTTATTGGCGAAAAAGAACCTTATCATGATTATACAATTACTCATGGCCTTTGTTTAAAATGTAAATCAAAATTTTCAAATAAAAATACATTTGACATTATTAAATTGACCGAAATTCAGGAATTTTTTTCTGAAATAGAAAACCAAGGTAGAAATGGAATTATCATAGCTCCTGAAGATGTATTGAAAAAAGGTTTAAGTTTAGGATTACAATATTCAGACGTGATTATGGGAATTATTCAACCGATTATGAGAAAAATTGGTAATTTATTTGAAAAAAAACAATTGAGTATTGAACAAGAGCACTTATTTTCACATTTTAGTAATAGTATTATAAATTTAATTTTAAGCAAAATAAGCATAGATGAGTTTGGAAAAATAGAAAATAAAATTGATGTAATTCTTATATGCATAGAAGGAAATTCACATACAATAGGCATTCGATTTCTTGATATTGTTCTTAAAGATGCAGGAGTTACAAGTTATGTTATACTTTATCCATTATCTGAAGATGAATTAGTAAATTTAATAATAAAAATTTGTCCAAAAGCAATTGCTATTTCTATTGCGCTTGAAGAGCATTTAATAAAACTAGAAAATTTTGTATACTTTTTAAAAAATAATCCTAAAATAAATTTTTCTTTAAAATATATGGTTGGTGGCAATTGTTTGAAAAATATGAAAAAAAACATTGAATATATTGACTATATTGATAATTCTTATGATATCAATAATTTTATTAATTATTTAAAATCAATTAAAAGTTAA